A stretch of the Apteryx mantelli isolate bAptMan1 chromosome 3, bAptMan1.hap1, whole genome shotgun sequence genome encodes the following:
- the LGALS8 gene encoding galectin-8 isoform X2, with amino-acid sequence MMSSDEPQKTINNPIIPYVGTILGGLVPGELVVIHGSVPDDADRFQVDFQCGSSIKPRADVAFHFNPRFKRSGCIVCNTLDKEKWGWEEITYKMPFQKGKSFEIVIVVLKDKFQVTVNEKHLLLYNHRISLERIDTLGIYGKVRIKSIDFISNSLQGSQPSSLGITKINTENGVPYVGRLNSALRPGHTVAIKGEVNKNANSFAINLKSSDSEDIALHLNPRMKTEVFVRNSYLHDSWGEEEKEVANFPFSPGMYFELIIFCDAHQFKVAINGVHTLEYKHRFKQLEKINLLEVTGDVQLLDVRSW; translated from the exons ATGATGTCCTCGGATGAGCCACAGAAGACAATCAATAACCCG ATCATTCCCTACGTTGGGACAATTCTTGGTGGCCTTGTTCCTGGAGAGCTGGTTGTAATACATGGGAGTGTTCCTGATGATGCAGACAG ATTCCAGGTGGATTTCCAGTGTGGCAGTAGCATAAAGCCTCGTGCTGATGTGGCCTTTCATTTCAACCCCCGCTTCAAAAGGTCTGGCTGCATTGTTTGCAACACACTGGACAAGGAAAAATGGGGCTGGGAGGAGATCACTTATAAGATGCCCTTTCAAAAGGGGAAGTCATTTGAAATCGTCATCGTGGTTTTGAAGGATAAATTCCAG GTGACTGTAAATGAGAAGCACTTGCTGCTATACAACCACAGAATTAGCCTTGAAAGAATAGATACTCTTGGGATATATGGCAAAGTGCGGATCAAAAGTATAGATTTTATTTCTAAT tctttaCAAGGCAGTCAGCCATCATCTCTAGGAATAACAAAGATAAACACAGAAAAT GGAGTTCCTTATGTTGGCAGACTCAATTCTGCACTTCGTCCAGGACACACAGTTGCTATTAAAGGAGAAGTGAACAAAAATGCAAATAG CTTTGCTATAAACCTGAAATCAAGTGACTCAGAGGACATTGCATTACATCTGAATCCCCGAATGAAGACTGAAGTTTTTGTAAGAAACTCTTACCTCCATGACAgctggggagaagaagaaaaggaagttgCCAATTTCCCTTTCAGTCCAGGAATGTACTTTGAG CTGATAATCTTCTGTGATGCCCATCAGTTCAAAGTTGCTATTAATGGTGTGCACACTCTGGAGTACAAGCATCGCTTTAAACAGCTTGAAAAGATCAATCTGCTGGAAGTCACAGGAGATGTTCAATTGCTAGATGTGAGGAGCTGGTAG
- the LGALS8 gene encoding galectin-8 isoform X1 — translation MMSSDEPQKTINNPIIPYVGTILGGLVPGELVVIHGSVPDDADRFQVDFQCGSSIKPRADVAFHFNPRFKRSGCIVCNTLDKEKWGWEEITYKMPFQKGKSFEIVIVVLKDKFQVTVNEKHLLLYNHRISLERIDTLGIYGKVRIKSIDFISNSLQGSQPSSLGITKINTENGEMPDDSQFGVPYVGRLNSALRPGHTVAIKGEVNKNANSFAINLKSSDSEDIALHLNPRMKTEVFVRNSYLHDSWGEEEKEVANFPFSPGMYFELIIFCDAHQFKVAINGVHTLEYKHRFKQLEKINLLEVTGDVQLLDVRSW, via the exons ATGATGTCCTCGGATGAGCCACAGAAGACAATCAATAACCCG ATCATTCCCTACGTTGGGACAATTCTTGGTGGCCTTGTTCCTGGAGAGCTGGTTGTAATACATGGGAGTGTTCCTGATGATGCAGACAG ATTCCAGGTGGATTTCCAGTGTGGCAGTAGCATAAAGCCTCGTGCTGATGTGGCCTTTCATTTCAACCCCCGCTTCAAAAGGTCTGGCTGCATTGTTTGCAACACACTGGACAAGGAAAAATGGGGCTGGGAGGAGATCACTTATAAGATGCCCTTTCAAAAGGGGAAGTCATTTGAAATCGTCATCGTGGTTTTGAAGGATAAATTCCAG GTGACTGTAAATGAGAAGCACTTGCTGCTATACAACCACAGAATTAGCCTTGAAAGAATAGATACTCTTGGGATATATGGCAAAGTGCGGATCAAAAGTATAGATTTTATTTCTAAT tctttaCAAGGCAGTCAGCCATCATCTCTAGGAATAACAAAGATAAACACAGAAAAT ggGGAAATGCCAGATGATTCACAGTTT GGAGTTCCTTATGTTGGCAGACTCAATTCTGCACTTCGTCCAGGACACACAGTTGCTATTAAAGGAGAAGTGAACAAAAATGCAAATAG CTTTGCTATAAACCTGAAATCAAGTGACTCAGAGGACATTGCATTACATCTGAATCCCCGAATGAAGACTGAAGTTTTTGTAAGAAACTCTTACCTCCATGACAgctggggagaagaagaaaaggaagttgCCAATTTCCCTTTCAGTCCAGGAATGTACTTTGAG CTGATAATCTTCTGTGATGCCCATCAGTTCAAAGTTGCTATTAATGGTGTGCACACTCTGGAGTACAAGCATCGCTTTAAACAGCTTGAAAAGATCAATCTGCTGGAAGTCACAGGAGATGTTCAATTGCTAGATGTGAGGAGCTGGTAG